TGCGGATCCTGGCCACCAGCAGGAGACCGCTCGACGTAAGGGGCGAGCGGGTCTTCCAGGTGCCGCCGCTGCCGCTGCCCGGGCCCGCCGCGCACCGGTCGGAGGCGACGCTGCTGCTGACCGGGCGCGCGCCGGTGCACCTGGACCGCTCCGACGACCCCGTGCTCGCGCAGATCTGCCATCGCCTCGACGGCATCCCGCTGGCCATCGAGCTGGCGGCGATCCAGCTGGGCGCGCTGTCGCCGCGGCGGCTGCTCGACGCGCTCGACGACCGCTTCAGCCTGCTGCGCGGGCACGACCGCTGCGGGCTGCCCCGCCACCAGATGCTGCGCACCACGATCGGCTGGAGCCACGAGCTGTGCGAGCCGGACGAGCGGCTGCTGTGGGCGCGGCTGTCGGTCTTCTCCGGCGGCTTCGACCTGGCCGCCGCCGAGTACGTCTGCGGCGACGAGCGGCTGCCCGCCACCGAGATCGACCTCCTGCTGACCAGGCTGGTGAACCGCTCGCTCCTGACGGCCGAGGGCGAGGGCCGCTACCGGATGATGTCGACGGTCGCCGAGTTCGGCCTCGACTGGCTGCGGGCGCTCGATCAGGAGCGGGAGATCAGGCGCCGGCACCGCGACTTCTACCTGCGCAGGGCGCGCAGGGGCGAGAGCGGCTGGTCGAGCAGGGCGCAGACCGACTGGCACGCCAGGCTCGGCCGCGACCACACCAACCTGCGCGCGGCGCTCGACTTCAGCCTCGCCGACCCCGGCGAGCACGTGGCGGGCCTCGTCCTCGCCGCCACGCTGTGGTACTTCTGGACGGCCTGCGGCCACCTGCGCGAGGGCCGCCACTACCTGGAACGGGCTCTGGAGCTGGTCACCGAGCCCAGCGCGGAACGCACCAAGGCGCTGTGGGTGTGCGGCTGGATCGCCGCGATACAGGGCGACCTCGTGCTCGCCGCCGCCAGGGCGGCCGAGTGTCACGCCGACGCCGAGGCGCAGCGCGACCGCGCGGCCATCGCCTACGCCACCCAGGTGGCGGGCGCGGCGGCGTTCTTCGCGGGCGACGTCGACACCGCGATCCTGCAGTTCACCGCCGCCACCGAGCAACACAGGGCGACCGGCGAACTCCATCCCGGCCTGCTGCTCGGCCTGCCGCAGCTGGCCATGGCACACGTCCTTCGCGGCGACCTCGACAGGGCCCGGGCCGTCCTGCACGAGTGCCTGGCGTTCTGCGACGAGGCGGGCGAGCTGTGGGCGCGCTCCCACGCCTGCTACACGCTCGGCATGGTCGAGTGGGCGGCCGGCGACCTGGCCTCCGCCTGGGCGCACGCCCGCCTGTCTTTGCGGGTCAAGCGCCTCTACCACGACGTCACGGGCACCGTCATGTGCGTGGAGCTGCTGGCGTGGACGGCCGGCGGCAGGGGCGAGCACGCCGAGGCCGCGCGGTTGCTGGGCGCCGCGCAGAACCTCTGGCACACCTTCGGGCTGCCGCTGTTCGGCTCGCCGTTCTTCTCCGCCGAGCACCGCGAGTGCGAGGAGGCCGCCAGGCGGGCGCTCGGCGGCCAGGTCTACGAGGAGCTGACCGCCGAGGGGGCGGCGCTGCCGTACGGCGACGCCGTGTCGTACTGCCTGGGCGAATGGCACGGCCCGGTCAGCTGGGCGAGGGTCTAGGGAGTGGTCCGCCCCCGGGTCCTGCCGAGCCGTCGGACGAGCAGGACGCTCGCCGCCACGACCGCCGCGGCCGAGCAGACCAGGATCGTGCGGACCGCCGGCAGGTACCAGCCGGGCCCCTCGATGACCACCGGGTGCACGGGCTCGTCGGAGTCGCCCATGACGAACGGCGTGTACGAGGCGGCGAACGCCAGGAGGACGAGATACACCATGCCCCAGGTGACCAACGCGGCCTGCGTCCCTGGCGTGCCGGCCCGGCTCCTGACCCTGCGGGCCAGCACGGTCAGGCCCACGACGGCGACGGCGAACAGCACGGCGTAGGCCCGGACGCCGCTCGCCGCTGTTTCGAGGAACCAATCGCCCGTGGCCACGTCTCCGGCGGTCTCCTCCCCCCTGAGCCCGGCTTCCTCGTGCGCGATGCGCCGTGCCTGGTCGATGCCCACGACGCTGAGCAGGGTGATGACCGGCCCGGCCCAGATCGAGGCGGCGACCAGCACGGCGGGCGCGCGGCCGTCCGCCCGTGCCGCGGCCGGCTCGGCCGCCAGCCGGACCATTCCCGCCAGCAGCGGCACGACGAAGAAGGCGGCGATGACAAAGGCCGGCATCAGCCGGCCCGTGTAGGTGCTGACCAAGACGATCGCCGACACGAGGGCGGGGAAGGCGATGGCCCCTCCCACGACCAGCACGCCTTTCGACCCGCCCCGCCGTCCCGTCACCTTGGCGAGCACCGCAAGTCCTGCGGCGACCAGCGCGGCGAGCGTCACCACGATGAGGGGCGGCTCCGACACGTAGATGTCCAGCAGGTGCTCGGCCACCAGGTACCACGTGTAGGTCCCCGCTGCGAGCGCCGCGATGCCGAGCGCGCTGGTCGTGAGAGCCCGCCGGGTGAAGGCGTCGGCCACGCCGGAGCCTGCGTGCGGGGGGATCGCCCACAGGCCCAGGACGTACGACAGCGCGGCGAGGCCGAAGAGCGTGACAATGGGCCGGACGTACCAGTACGCCCCGGCCTCGACGGCGTTCAGGAAGATCACTATCGCGCCGAACAGCGAGAAGCCGATCAGGCAGGCACCGACCAGCGCCGCCAGCAGCGAACCCAGCGGCCTGCCCCGGTAGACGAGCACGGCAGCGACGGCCATGAAAGGTACTGCGGCACCGCAGAACAGGGCGCCCACGAACACCGTCATCGCGGCAGGGCTACTGGGAGCGAACAACACGGTCTTGAGGATCGGGACCACTGTGATCCCATCCCTCAGCACCGAGGCCGGGGCCATCTCGCCGAGCTCCTGCCGGGGGTCCTGCGACAGCACGGCCAGGTCGAGTCCGGTGATGAAGGCGCAACAGATGCCGACGGACAAGAACAGGACGGCCGCCACGGCATGCTTTCTCATGGCCGCTTAGACGTCGCGAGACGTTCCCCAGTTTCGCGGCGGAGCTAGATCCGCCTGCGCCAGACGTCGATCACCAGGACCGGCCGCATGCCCGCCGAGGTGTACAGGCCGAGCGCGGGTGTGGTGTTGTTGGCGTCGACCTGGAGCAGGGTGCCACGCCGTCCCCGTGCGGCGTCGGCGGCGAAGGCCGAGCGCAGCAGCAGGCGGCCGAGGCCGCGCCCGCGGTAGGCGGGCAGGGTGGCGAGGCTGAGGACGTAGCCGCGGTTCTCGTCGGCGGCGAAGTGGTTGGTGCCCAGCAGCATCGCGGCGGGCTCGCCATCGACCTTCGCGAGCGTGAGCTGCGACCAGTCGGTGGCCGCCGAGGCCTGCCTGCGGGCCAGCCACTCCTCGTACGGCAGGGGCACGAACCCGAAGTGGTCGGCGAACCCCTCCTGCTGGACGCGGTGCGCCTCCCGCCTGAGCTCGTCGGTGTCGGCGGTGTGCAGGGTGACGCCCTCGGGCGGCTCGGGCGCCTCGACCGGCCCCTCGAAGTCGATGCCGAGCCGGTGGAAGCTGGTGGCGGGCTCGAATCCGAGCCCCTTGACGACGGCCTGCCTGGCCTCGTCGGCGCGGTAGAGGCCGATGTCGAGCGTGGCGCCCTCGTGGCCGCGCTCGGCGGCGATCTCGCGGGAGCGTTCCAGGACCGCCGACCAGAGCCACTCGCCGACGCCGTCGTTCACGCCCGGCCTGACGATCACCTCGACGTCGAGGTGGTCGCTGTCGCCCTTGGGCATGGCCCAGGCCCACCCGTCGAGCCTGCCTTCGGCGTTTTCGACCAGCCATGCGTCCTTGGCGGTGTCGAGCTCGCCGAGCTCGTCGGCGATGTCGTCGGGGGTCAGGTCGGGGACGCCGATGACGTGGATGTCGTGGGCGGCGACGAGGTCGTAGACGGCGGCGGCGTCCGCCTGGCCCGGACGGCGAACGGTGTGGTGATCCATGGGGACGATTGTCCCTATTTCCGGCGCCGAGCGCCTCTGGTTTTACTCATGAGAAACGTGCGAGGGAGACCGCCGGAACCACCAGGTCAGACGCATGGAGGAGGTCCGTTTCGCACGTTTCTCATGAGTAGGGTGGGCGGATGATGATCCGTTCCGCCACCGCCGCCGACCTGGCCGCGGTCGCCGCCATCTATGCCCACTACGTCGCCACCAGCGTGGCCACCTTCGACGAGGTCGCACCGGAGGCCGCCTTCTGGTCCGGTCGCCTGAGAGAGCTGGACGAGCGGGGTCTGCCGTTCCTGGTGGCCGAGGAGGAGGGCGAGGTGGCCGGCTACGCCTTGGCGAGCCAGTGGCGGCCCAAGCCGGCCTACCGCCACACCGTGGAGGACTCGATCTACCTGGCGCCCGGCCGGACGGGCAGGGGGCTGGGGAGGGCGCTGCTGGGCGAGTTGCTGCCGCGCTGCGCGAAGGGCGGGATACGCCAGGTGGTGGCGGTGATCGCGGACACCGGCGAGCCCGGCTCGGCCGCGCTGCACCGCGCGTTCGGCTTCGAGGCCGCGGGACGCCTGAAGGGGGTCGGCTTCAAGCTGGGCCGCTGGGTCGACACCGAGCTGATGCAGCTCGACCTCACCAGGTGACGGCGGGCCTCAGTCGGCGACCGCCACCTCGAGCTTCGCCTCCTCGCCTGGGCCGCCGCGCAGCGGGATCTCCTTGATGAAGGCGGCCAGCACCGGCACCAC
This window of the Nonomuraea africana genome carries:
- a CDS encoding ATP-binding protein encodes the protein MNSFVGRSRELSEIRQLVASSRLVTLTGVGGVGKTRLALRAAELSGVESVVAELSSLRDPALLSAHVAAALDLHDQSSRPQLDVLADVLKERRLLLVLDSCEHLADHCAMLTQVLLAAPDLRILATSRRPLDVRGERVFQVPPLPLPGPAAHRSEATLLLTGRAPVHLDRSDDPVLAQICHRLDGIPLAIELAAIQLGALSPRRLLDALDDRFSLLRGHDRCGLPRHQMLRTTIGWSHELCEPDERLLWARLSVFSGGFDLAAAEYVCGDERLPATEIDLLLTRLVNRSLLTAEGEGRYRMMSTVAEFGLDWLRALDQEREIRRRHRDFYLRRARRGESGWSSRAQTDWHARLGRDHTNLRAALDFSLADPGEHVAGLVLAATLWYFWTACGHLREGRHYLERALELVTEPSAERTKALWVCGWIAAIQGDLVLAAARAAECHADAEAQRDRAAIAYATQVAGAAAFFAGDVDTAILQFTAATEQHRATGELHPGLLLGLPQLAMAHVLRGDLDRARAVLHECLAFCDEAGELWARSHACYTLGMVEWAAGDLASAWAHARLSLRVKRLYHDVTGTVMCVELLAWTAGGRGEHAEAARLLGAAQNLWHTFGLPLFGSPFFSAEHRECEEAARRALGGQVYEELTAEGAALPYGDAVSYCLGEWHGPVSWARV
- a CDS encoding GNAT family N-acetyltransferase; this translates as MDHHTVRRPGQADAAAVYDLVAAHDIHVIGVPDLTPDDIADELGELDTAKDAWLVENAEGRLDGWAWAMPKGDSDHLDVEVIVRPGVNDGVGEWLWSAVLERSREIAAERGHEGATLDIGLYRADEARQAVVKGLGFEPATSFHRLGIDFEGPVEAPEPPEGVTLHTADTDELRREAHRVQQEGFADHFGFVPLPYEEWLARRQASAATDWSQLTLAKVDGEPAAMLLGTNHFAADENRGYVLSLATLPAYRGRGLGRLLLRSAFAADAARGRRGTLLQVDANNTTPALGLYTSAGMRPVLVIDVWRRRI
- a CDS encoding GNAT family N-acetyltransferase, with amino-acid sequence MMIRSATAADLAAVAAIYAHYVATSVATFDEVAPEAAFWSGRLRELDERGLPFLVAEEEGEVAGYALASQWRPKPAYRHTVEDSIYLAPGRTGRGLGRALLGELLPRCAKGGIRQVVAVIADTGEPGSAALHRAFGFEAAGRLKGVGFKLGRWVDTELMQLDLTR